Proteins from one Caldisericia bacterium genomic window:
- a CDS encoding 50S ribosomal protein L25/general stress protein Ctc translates to MKKIPLKAYERKTEKKSDLRKLREEGFVPAVIYGEGVEESKTVSVAHGELLRLLRKRRHADFLIDLEVEETKEKFITLLQDVQFHPVTDRIIHADFYSVSLEKPIYAKIPVHLVGEARGVKEGGVLYQVLHEIEIEAKPLDLPSVIEVDVTELEIGDSVHVGDIKIEGDVKVITPPEETVVTVSEPEKVVEAAPAEEELEEEEAPAEEEGKETEVKEEEKKEE, encoded by the coding sequence ATGAAGAAGATACCGCTTAAAGCCTATGAAAGGAAAACCGAAAAGAAAAGTGATTTAAGAAAGTTGAGAGAAGAAGGATTTGTGCCTGCAGTAATCTATGGTGAAGGAGTAGAGGAAAGTAAGACAGTTTCTGTAGCTCATGGTGAACTTTTAAGATTATTAAGAAAAAGGAGGCACGCAGATTTCCTTATAGATCTTGAAGTGGAAGAAACTAAGGAAAAGTTTATAACACTACTTCAGGATGTTCAATTTCATCCAGTCACTGATAGGATTATTCATGCCGATTTCTATTCTGTTTCCCTTGAAAAACCGATATACGCAAAAATTCCAGTACATCTTGTTGGAGAAGCAAGAGGAGTTAAAGAGGGTGGTGTACTTTACCAGGTTTTACATGAAATTGAAATCGAAGCAAAACCATTAGACCTCCCATCAGTAATTGAGGTTGATGTAACAGAGCTTGAGATAGGAGATTCCGTTCATGTGGGAGATATAAAAATTGAGGGTGATGTGAAAGTAATCACTCCTCCAGAGGAAACAGTGGTAACAGTATCTGAACCAGAAAAAGTTGTGGAAGCAGCCCCTGCAGAGGAAGAGTTAGAGGAGGAAGAAGCCCCCGCTGAAGAGGAAGGGAAGGAAACAGAGGTAAAGGAAGAGG